The segment TGTGCCCGGGCGGCTTCGGCACCCTGGACGAGGCACTGGAAGTGCTGACCCTGATCCAGACCGGCAAGAGCCCGCTGGTGCCGGTGGTGCTGCTCGACTCCCCTGGCGGCAGCTTCTGGCAGGATGCGTTGGCCTTCATCAGCCGCCAGCTCGAAGAAAACCGCTACATCCTGCCCAGCGACCTGAAGCTGGTGCGCATGGCCCACAGTGCCGACGAGGCGGTGGAAGAAATCCGGCAGTTCTACAGCAACTACCACTCCAGCCGCTGGCTGAAAAACCAGTTCGTGGTGCGCATGCACCATCGCCTGAGCGAGGCTGCCCTGCACGATATCGAGGAGGGTTTTGCCGACCTGCGCCTGAGCGGCCGCTACCACCAGCAGGCCGACAGTGGCGCCGAACATGAAGAGGGCAACTACAGCCACCTGACACGCCTGACCTTTGCTTTCAATGGCCGTGACCAGGGGCGCCTGCGCGAGCTGGTGGACTTTATCAACCTGCCTGAAAACTGGGCGAAACCCCAGCCTATGCACACCACCCAGCGGGCGCGGGAAGCGTTGAAAGTGAGCTGAACGCAAAATGCCCTGTACGGGCTGGCACCGGGCGGTGCCAGCCCGTACAGGGCATTGGTCAGTAGTCGTCCAGATCGCGGCCGTTGAGCAGCCGACCGACCATCTCCATGGAGAACCCACGGTAGACGAGAAATCGCGTCTGCTGGGCGCGGCTGCGTGGGTCTTGCGGGCGCTGCCCGGCGAACTTGCGCTGCCATACATCCCGCAGGCGCTCACCCCAGTCCACTTCGCTCTCACGCAATGCCTGGTCGATATCGCCACGCACCAGGCCGCGCTGCCCCAGCTCCTCGCGAATACGCGCGGGGCCGTAGCCAGCACTGGAACGGTAACGGATGAAGCTTTCGAGATAGCGGGCTTCGCTAAGCAGCCCTTCTTCGGCAAGCCGATCGAGCGCAGGCTCGATCAGCTCATCGATGGCACCGCGCTGACGCAGCTTTCGCGTTAGTTCGACGCGACCATGCTCGCGGCGTGCGAGCAGGTCCATGGCTGCCCGCCGAACGGCGACGGGGTTGTCGAGTACGGCGGGCATGGGACGAATCAGTAACCGGCGTCAGCGTCAGCCAGATCGTCGGCATCGGCTTGGGCAGCTGCGGCTTTGCCTTCTGCGGTTACAGCAGCGCTGGTCAGCAGCTTGTCGCGGATTTGCTTCTCGATCTCGGCGCCAATGGCCGGGTTCTCTTGCAGGTACTTGGCCGCGTTGGCCTTGCCCTGGCCGATCTTGTTGCCTTGGTAGGCGTACCAGGCACCGGATTTTTCCACCAGGCCCTGGGACACACCCAGGTCGATGATTTCGCCGTTGCGGTAGATACCCTTGCCGTAAAGAATCTGGAACTCGGCCTGACGGAAAGGCGGCGAGACCTTGTTCTTGACGATTTTGACACGGGTTTCGCTGCCGACCACCTCGTCGCCTTCCTTGACCGCGCCGGTACGGCGGATGTCCAGGCGAACCGAAGCGTAGAACTTCAGGGCGTTACCACCGGTGGTGGTTTCCGGGCTACCGAACATCACGCCGATCTTCATGCGGATCTGGTTGATGAAGATGACCAGGCAGTTGGCGTTCTTGATGTTACCGGTGATCTTGCGCAGCGCCTGGGACATCAGGCGGGCCTGCAGGCCAACGTGCATGTCGCCCATCTCGCCTTCGATCTCGGCCTTGGGTACCAGGGCGGCAACGGAGTCGACGATGATCACGTCAACGGCGTTGGAGCGCACCAGCATGTCGGTGATTTCCAGGGCCTGCTCGCCGGTATCTGGCTGCGAGACCAACAGGTCGTCGACGTTGACGCCCAGCTTGCCGGCGTACTCAGGGTCGAGGGCGTGCTCGGCGTCGACGAAGGCGCAGGTGGCGCCGTTCTTCTGGGCTTCGGCGATGACCGACAGGGTCAGCGTGGTTTTACCGGAGGATTCCGGGCCGTAGATCTCGACGATACGGCCTTTTGGCAGACCGCCGATGCCCAGGGCGATGTCCAGGCCCAGGGAGCCGGTGGAGATGGCTGGAATGCCTTGGCGCTCGTGGTCGCCCATGCGCATGACCGCGCCTTTGCCGAATTGGCGTTCGATCTGACCCAGGGCCGCAGCCAAGGCGCGCTTCTTGTTGTCGTCCATTGAAATCCTCACGTGTTCGACTTGGCCCTGACGGCCGGAATACCTGTATAAGTAGCCAGTATTATTCCACAGGGATTCGTTTTGGCAAACCCCCGCCGGGCGAATTACTCCGCACCAAGCTGTAACAAGCCGTCTAACGCGGCGATTACCGTTTGTCGACGCACCGCTTCGCGGTCACCGTCGAAGTGCCGACGCTCGCTGCTCACATGGTTGCCGTCGGCCCATGCCAGCCACACAGTGCCCACAGGTTTTGCCGGCGAGCCGCCGTCAGGGCCGGCCACGCCGCTGACCGCCACGGCAAAACGCGCACCGCTGGCAGCTTGCGCGCCGCGCACCATGGCTTCGACCACCTCCTGGCTGACCGCCCCGACCTCGCCGAACAGCGTGGCCGGCACGCCTAGCTGGCGGGTCTTCTGGGCGTTGGAGTAGGTGACGTAGCCGGCCTCGAACCAGGCCGAACTGCCGGGGATGCGGGTAATCGCCTCGGCGATGCCGCCACCGGTGCAGGATTCGGCAGTGCTCACCTGGGCGTTGAAGCGGCGCAGGTGTTCACCCAGGCGGGTGGAAAGAGCGGTGATCGAGTCCATGGCAGTCTCCTGGCGGCAATGCGCCCTACCCTACCACCCTCGCCCGCGCTGGCAAGCCTAGTGCGCCAGCGCCCGCACATAATCCTGGCAAGCCCGCAGGGCAATCAGCCCCCGGTCGCCGGCGTCGGTGATGGCGATAATTCGTCGAGCATGCGCCGGGTCAAGTCGGGCGCGTACGGGGCCATCATCCACGCCGCCGGCGCCAGCGGTGGCAGGCATTGCGGCGCAACCGGCGCTGCGCTCGACCAGGACCGACAACCGCAGGTCGCTAGTAGCAAGACGATCACGCAGGCGAGCCTGGGCATCCTGGGCATCGGTAAGCTCCTTGAAATGTTGCGCATCACTGTCGTGCAGGCGCTGCTCCAATGAAAGACGCTGCTCGCGCTCGGCCAGCAGCAGGTTGTGCAGCGCCTCGGCCTGGTCCAGGCGCTGCTGTACCAGGGCCTGTTCCTGCTGCGCCAGCAAGCGTCCGTAGCGCCAGGCCTGGGCTTGCCAGGCCAACGCCGCAGCCAGGGCCATTAGCGCCAGGCACAGCCCGAGCTGCCAGCGGCTCAGCACAACACCTCCCGCGCCCGCGCCCACAGCTGCAGGCGCTCGGTCAGCCCGTTCAGCCCGCCATTGATGTGCCGGGTAATGCGGTTGAACTCGCCCTGATCAGCCAGCGCATTGAGCCCGCGCGACTGCCAGAACCACGCCGCCGACTCGCACGCCCAACGCGGCTGTTCGAGCATTTGCGGCTGCGCCAGCAGGCGTTCGTCGCCGTACAGCGCACGGCTGCAAGCCTGGTAGTTGTTGCGCCCGGTGACCTGGATCAGGCCGCGGCCGCAATACAGCTGACCGTCGCCGTCAGCCTCTGGCGTGTTGCCCAAGCGTCGGGCCAGGCTGCCGGTGTCGTAGCGGGCCAGGTAGCGCTCGCCGCCCAGTTCCTTGACGTAGCGCAGCTGGCCAGACTCGTGGCCGACCTGGGCAAGAAACGCCGCGGCGCGCTTGGGGTGGTCGATTTCCCAACGGGCCATGGCCTCGTTGAGCGCGGGCAAAAATGCCGCGACCCGTTGGCCGGCGAGGGGGTAGATGTCACTCAGTTGCCTGGCGGTCAGCAACATGGGGGCAAGCTCCTTTGCTGTCTGGTCGAACGGCGGCCGCAGCCGCCGGCGGGTCGCTCAGGGGCGATGGGTTGAAGCGCGAGGCTTTCATTGCAGATGAACAAGCGGCCCCGGTTACCCGTGTCGACCATAAGAGACGCGTGCAGGTGGCAGCACCGGGAAACGCAGCCCGCAGCCTCAACCTTGGGCCTTGAGCGTACCGGCCTGACGCGTCGCGCTGCCCTTGGCCCGGGCCTTGCCCTGTTGGCCGCCATTGCATTGCACGGTGGTGCGCCAGCCGCTGCTGGTGAACACCTGCTCCACCGATTCGATCAGGTACGCCCCGTCCAGCCCAGCCATGAAGCCGTGCACCTCGATGCTGCGCTCGGCGAACAGGTCGGTGCGCCCGGGCAGGTCCAGGCGCACGCTGGCAGTGTCGCGGTTGAAGCTGGCCAGGCGCGCGCGGGCCGCTTGTTCAGCGGCCGCACGGTTGGGGTAAAGGTGGCGGTCGGTGTACACCGGCTGCAGGCCGTCCGGCGCTTGCGCGTTGCCCAGCTCGACCGCCTGCAGCCGGCCACTGGCGCTGTCCTGGTGGCGGGTGCGCACGGCCTTGTGGGTGGTGCGGTCGGCCAGGCGAAACTGCCATTGGCTGACCTCGCTGCGCTGCAAGGTCACCACCCCCAGCGCCTGGCCGCTGGCGCTCTTGCCTGCCTGGCGCGGCAGCACCAGCAGTTGGCCATTGGCGAGCTTGGCGGTGCAGTCGTACTGGCGGGCGACGCGGGTGATGAAATTGAAGTCCGACTCGCTGTACTGGTCGATACGCGGTATCACCGTGGCCACCGGGCACACCGCCTGCCAACCGTTGCGCGCCGCCAGGTCGGCGACGATGCGTTGCAAGGTGGCGCCCTCCCAGCTGCCGCTGCGAATGGTCTTGCCCGAGCCGCGCAGGTCACTGGCCTTGCCGCGGATCACCAGAGTGTCCGGCGGGCCGGACAGCTCGACTTCATCGACGGTGTAACGCCCCAGCAGGCTCAACGCCTGCCCGGCATAACCCAGGTGCACCGCCAGCAGCGCGCCGCGGGCCGGCAGCGCCAGGGCGCCGTCGCGGGCATCGATGCGCAATTCGAACTCGTCCGCCTCCAGGCCCGGTTTGTCGGTGGTGCGCATCAGCAGCAGGCGGTCGTTGATCAGCGCGGTGATATCCTTGCCGTCGGCCTGGATGCTGAATACAGGTTTCATGGCTGCGCCTCCTTAGTCACTCCCATATTTGTCAGTCCCATAATTGAAGGGTGTCGCTGGCCGGCGCAGGCAGCTCCGGCAACACGATCATCACCCCGGCACGAAACGGCTGCGCTTCGTCCGCCAGGCCCTGATTGGCATCCAGCACCGCCTCGACGGTGCCCGCAAGGTGCCCGTAGTAGTGCTGGCAGAGGGTGTCGAGCACATCGCCCTCAGAGGTTTTGCAGGTCCTGGCCATAGCTCACGAACTCCAGTGAAAAGCCTTGTTTGCGTGGAATGCCGCCGGCCTGCAGCAGGCTCTGGTCCTCCTCGATGTTGGTCAGGCACCAGTTGCCGAGCACCTCGCCGTAGCCTGTGGTCAGCGACAGCGGCAGCAGTTGCCGGCCAATGCTGCGCAAGGTCTGCAACTGGCCGAGCCCGCCCTTGAAGCCGGGGAAGATGGCACCGCGAATGCTGATGTTCTCCTCGCCCAGGCTGACCGCCTGCTGCGCGCCCTCGCGGCCGAGGCGTTCCTGCCCGGCCCAGCGAAAGCGTGTCTGCCGGCGCAACTGGTCGAAGGCAGCGGTGTCGAGGTTGAAGTAGTACGGCGCCGCGCCCGCCTTCAGCGGTTGCAGTACCAGAAGGTGCGGGAACGGCTTGACCGCCTCGGCGGCGGGTGTGGCCTCGGGGGCGAAGCCCAGGGTCTGCAGCACGCCGCTGACAGTGGCACGCACCTCCCCCA is part of the Pseudomonas fakonensis genome and harbors:
- a CDS encoding CinA family protein yields the protein MDSITALSTRLGEHLRRFNAQVSTAESCTGGGIAEAITRIPGSSAWFEAGYVTYSNAQKTRQLGVPATLFGEVGAVSQEVVEAMVRGAQAASGARFAVAVSGVAGPDGGSPAKPVGTVWLAWADGNHVSSERRHFDGDREAVRRQTVIAALDGLLQLGAE
- a CDS encoding lysis system i-spanin subunit Rz, translated to MALAAALAWQAQAWRYGRLLAQQEQALVQQRLDQAEALHNLLLAEREQRLSLEQRLHDSDAQHFKELTDAQDAQARLRDRLATSDLRLSVLVERSAGCAAMPATAGAGGVDDGPVRARLDPAHARRIIAITDAGDRGLIALRACQDYVRALAH
- a CDS encoding glycoside hydrolase family 19 protein, with amino-acid sequence MLLTARQLSDIYPLAGQRVAAFLPALNEAMARWEIDHPKRAAAFLAQVGHESGQLRYVKELGGERYLARYDTGSLARRLGNTPEADGDGQLYCGRGLIQVTGRNNYQACSRALYGDERLLAQPQMLEQPRWACESAAWFWQSRGLNALADQGEFNRITRHINGGLNGLTERLQLWARAREVLC
- a CDS encoding LOG family protein, giving the protein MPYQPNERLLEHFREHGIDLGKVDEQLQLVAPNSPNLPLYRDMMLTILRMAHDDGNRWNAKITLQALRELDHSFRTLEHYKGRRKVTVFGSARTPVEHPMYALARELGATLARADLMVITGAGGGIMAAAHEGAGSDHSLGFNITLPFEQHANATVDGTDKLLPFHFFFIRKLFFVKEADALVLCPGGFGTLDEALEVLTLIQTGKSPLVPVVLLDSPGGSFWQDALAFISRQLEENRYILPSDLKLVRMAHSADEAVEEIRQFYSNYHSSRWLKNQFVVRMHHRLSEAALHDIEEGFADLRLSGRYHQQADSGAEHEEGNYSHLTRLTFAFNGRDQGRLRELVDFINLPENWAKPQPMHTTQRAREALKVS
- the recA gene encoding recombinase RecA, with the translated sequence MDDNKKRALAAALGQIERQFGKGAVMRMGDHERQGIPAISTGSLGLDIALGIGGLPKGRIVEIYGPESSGKTTLTLSVIAEAQKNGATCAFVDAEHALDPEYAGKLGVNVDDLLVSQPDTGEQALEITDMLVRSNAVDVIIVDSVAALVPKAEIEGEMGDMHVGLQARLMSQALRKITGNIKNANCLVIFINQIRMKIGVMFGSPETTTGGNALKFYASVRLDIRRTGAVKEGDEVVGSETRVKIVKNKVSPPFRQAEFQILYGKGIYRNGEIIDLGVSQGLVEKSGAWYAYQGNKIGQGKANAAKYLQENPAIGAEIEKQIRDKLLTSAAVTAEGKAAAAQADADDLADADAGY
- the recX gene encoding recombination regulator RecX; amino-acid sequence: MPAVLDNPVAVRRAAMDLLARREHGRVELTRKLRQRGAIDELIEPALDRLAEEGLLSEARYLESFIRYRSSAGYGPARIREELGQRGLVRGDIDQALRESEVDWGERLRDVWQRKFAGQRPQDPRSRAQQTRFLVYRGFSMEMVGRLLNGRDLDDY
- a CDS encoding phage tail protein, producing MTYLEQLQATLHALVEAGEAGRRRVDAMLDPMNEAIDHVQGAITELEGLPVVGPIIGAKLQRAMRAIDRAQARVAKVVGKYDQAVAVVRQVRERIDAFAGHVAKATAAVRRVVGEVRATVSGVLQTLGFAPEATPAAEAVKPFPHLLVLQPLKAGAAPYYFNLDTAAFDQLRRQTRFRWAGQERLGREGAQQAVSLGEENISIRGAIFPGFKGGLGQLQTLRSIGRQLLPLSLTTGYGEVLGNWCLTNIEEDQSLLQAGGIPRKQGFSLEFVSYGQDLQNL
- a CDS encoding phage late control D family protein; translation: MKPVFSIQADGKDITALINDRLLLMRTTDKPGLEADEFELRIDARDGALALPARGALLAVHLGYAGQALSLLGRYTVDEVELSGPPDTLVIRGKASDLRGSGKTIRSGSWEGATLQRIVADLAARNGWQAVCPVATVIPRIDQYSESDFNFITRVARQYDCTAKLANGQLLVLPRQAGKSASGQALGVVTLQRSEVSQWQFRLADRTTHKAVRTRHQDSASGRLQAVELGNAQAPDGLQPVYTDRHLYPNRAAAEQAARARLASFNRDTASVRLDLPGRTDLFAERSIEVHGFMAGLDGAYLIESVEQVFTSSGWRTTVQCNGGQQGKARAKGSATRQAGTLKAQG
- a CDS encoding tail protein X, translated to MARTCKTSEGDVLDTLCQHYYGHLAGTVEAVLDANQGLADEAQPFRAGVMIVLPELPAPASDTLQLWD